The proteins below come from a single Miscanthus floridulus cultivar M001 chromosome 1, ASM1932011v1, whole genome shotgun sequence genomic window:
- the LOC136502821 gene encoding receptor-like serine/threonine-protein kinase At2g45590, producing MPSRQPSPPAPSPGPAAAVAVADPRYRGARHRRAPPAVPAAAGASAAAAAALILVAAVALLLLWRRRRRRRKLAVAAGAQPAADLRRLSYHQLRRATGGFAAGSKLGQGGFGPVFRGALPRSGQPVAVKVMDAAGSLQGEREFHNELSLASHLLGCAATAHGGGGGGGGPGPAPPHILLPFAYSLSTQPRRCRMMLVYDLMPKGSLQDALLGKRCPELVSGWPRRLAVARDVAAALHYLHSVVQPPVIHGDVKPSNVLLDKDLRARLSDFGLARIRSEEEDELESGAIGADADGNANPGGGCDEDMSVAGESTTAVVVNGEDNAAKSPEDDEVLTTASHAEAVSTSGCDKTSVASGCNARSCNGGGAGGSGTGSDWWWRQDNSGGGGGGGGSGSGGGVKDYVMEWIRSEIKKERPKNDWIAGPSAVTPVAPTERKKPKRRAREWWREEYAEELTKKQKRRALAKSKSDAGAMSGLQWWERDCDFEEKGHSRWRMMKSWSRRSSNGNGNGNASISWWVDGVRRSSRDWASGEFVPKSGGAVSSTPSMRGTVCYVAPEYGGGGPLSEKCDIYSFGVLLLVLISGRRPLQMTTSPMSEFEKASLISWARHLAQVGRLLDLVDPALQDVDRDQALLCITVALLCIQRSPARRPSSTEVLGMLAGEGEPPPLPIEFSPSPPGGFPFKSRRKGR from the coding sequence ATGCCCTCGCGGCAGCCCTCGCCGCCCGCGCCGTCGCCGGGCccggccgccgccgtcgcggTCGCGGACCCCCGATACCGCGGGGCCCGCCACCGCCGGGCCCCGCCCGCCGTCCCCGCCGCCGCGGGGGcgtcggccgcggccgccgcggcgctGATCTTGGTGGCCGCCGTCGCGCTGTTGCTGCTATGGcggaggcgccgccgccgccggaagcTGGCCGTGGCGGCCGGGGCGCAGCCCGCGGCCGACCTGCGGAGGCTGTCGTACCACCAGCTGCGCCGCGCCACGGGCGGCTTCGCGGCGGGGAGCAAGCTGGGGCAGGGAGGGTTCGGCCCGGTCTTCCGCGGCGCGCTGCCCCGGTCGGGCCAGCCCGTCGCCGTCAAGGTCATGGACGCCGCGGGCTCCCTCCAGGGCGAGCGCGAGTTCCACAACGAGCTCTCCCTGGCCTCCCACCTCCTCGGCTGCGCCGCCACGGCCCACGGGGGAGGGGGAGGCGGAGGGGGACCCGGGCCCGCCCCGCCCCACATCCTGCTCCCGTTCGCCTACTCCCTCTCCACGCAGCCACGCCGCTGCCGGATGATGCTTGTGTACGACCTCATGCCCAAAGGGTCGCTGCAGGACGCGCTGCTCGGGAAGAGGTGCCCCGAGCTGGTGTCCGGCTGGCCGCGCCGCCTCGCCGTCGCCCGCGACGTCGCCGCCGCGCTCCACTACCTTCATTCCGTCGTGCAGCCGCCCGTGATCCACGGGGACGTCAAGCCCAGCAATGTGTTGCTGGACAAAGACCTCCGTGCCCGCCTCTCAGATTTCGGACTCGCACGGATCAGGTCTGAAGAGGAGGATGAGTTGGAGAGCGGTGCCATTGGGGCCGATGCAGACGGGAACGCCAATCCCGGTGGTGGATGTGACGAGGATATGTCGGTGGCTGGCGAGAGCACCACTGCTGTCGTGGTTAATGGGGAAGACAATGCTGCCAAGTCCCCGGAGGATGATGAGGTGCTCACCACGGCATCTCATGCAGAGGCCGTATCCACTTCCGGATGTGACAAGACTAGTGTTGCTAGTGGATGTAATGCCCGAAGCTGCAATGGGGGAGGTGCAGGAGGATCAGGAACTGGGAGTGACTGGTGGTGGCGTCAGGAcaatagtggtggtggtggtggtggcggcggcagcggcagcggcggtggcgttaAGGACTATGTGATGGAATGGATTAGATCGGAGATCAAGAAGGAGCGACCGAAAAATGACTGGATTGCAGGGCCATCTGCAGTAACCCCTGTCGCTCCAACAGAGAGGAAGAAACCAAAGAGGAGGGCGCGGGAGTGGTGGCGCGAGGAGTATGCAGAGGAGCTCACGAAGAAGCAAAAGCGGAGGGCACTTGCCAAGTCAAAGAGTGATGCTGGTGCGATGTCTGGTTTGCAGTGGTGGGAGAGGGATTGTGATTTTGAGGAGAAGGGCCATTCGAGGTGGAGGATGATGAAAAGCTGGAGCCGGAGGAGCAgcaatggcaatggcaatggcaaCGCCAGCATCAGTTGGTGGGTGGACGGTGTGAGAAGGAGCAGCAGGGATTGGGCCAGCGGGGAATTTGTGCCTAAGAGTGGTGGAGCAGTGAGCAGCACACCGAGCATGCGTGGCACAGTCTGCTATGTGGCTCCTGAGTATGGTGGAGGAGGGCCTCTATCAGAAAAATGTGACATTTACAGCTTTGGTGTGTTGTTGTTGGTCCTCATATCTGGACGACGCCCGCTCCAAATGACAACCTCACCAATGTCAGAGTTTGAGAAAGCGAGCCTCATTTCGTGGGCAAGGCATCTTGCTCAAGTTGGCCGCTTGCTTGATCTTGTAGACCCTGCACTGCAGGATGTTGATCGAGACCAAGCACTGCTATGCATTACTGTTGCACTCCTTTGCATTCAGAGGTCACCAGCTCGCCGCCCATCAAGTACAGAGGTGCTTGGTATGCTTGCTGGTGAGGGTGAGCCACCACCTCTTCCGATAGAGTTCTCACCATCACCTCCTGGCGGATTCCCCTTCAAGTCCCGAAGGAAAGGCCGGTGA
- the LOC136467335 gene encoding transcription initiation factor IIF subunit alpha-like — protein sequence MGNHLFRFGEDPAVFQRTLKIKTVHTAQEFDVRVDTSAEKEKTHSIDRFTTGFPPFSKGRSAENRWTLRKDVPQGRQLTGTGNMRDRHYSKRSWVLEDETGEHQYQGQTEDPPATYYSLTLKGNDMIAVQVGPWYNFSKIAQYKQLTLEEAEEKMNRRRSSASGCERWMMKAAANGAAAFSSGVKRLDDVNIGATNGVHPMKGDRNENGNQSDKVDDEEGGAARKNRLGLTMKGMDEDDEEGGKDIDFDLDDEIEKGDDWEHEETFTDDDESVDVDIEERPDLADPEAAPPEIKQDDNENELGGSDNLSKSGQELKKLLRRAAGENESDVDDKSTDEDDLPSPELASKQLVPKSEPVDSNPAKPTPSAHTQSATPSSKSNQKRKSGGGDANTSNGATSKKIKIEPETRTLVVKDEKLYSSEPISKSSLAERRESSPITEEEVRAVLRAIEPTTCQDLVLRFKARLITQEDKKTFSDIVRKISHKNCHGKVVLQKEQK from the exons ATGGGCAACCATCTCTTCCGGTTCGGAGAGGACCCAGCTGTGTTCCAAAGGACCCTGAAAATAAAAACAGTCCATACTGCGCAGGAGTTCGATGTCCGGGTGGATACCTCCGCGGAGAAGGAGAAGACCCACTCCATCGACAGGTTCACCACCGGCTTTCCGCCCTTCTCGAAGGGGAGGAGCGCAGAGAACAGGTGGACTCTTCGCAAGGATGTTCCCCAAGGACGGCAGCTTACTGGGACTGGGAATATGCGG GACAGACACTACAGCAAGAGGTCGTGGGTTTTGGAGGATGAGACGGGTGAACATCAGTATCAGGGCCAAACTGAGGATCCGCCTGCCACATACTATTCACTGACACTGAAAGGCAATGACATGATTGCTGTTCAAGTTGGTCCCTG GTACAACTTCAGTAAAATTGCACAGTACAAACAGCTGACCTTGGAAGAAGCTGAAGAGAAAATGAATAGAAGGAGAAGTAGTGCATCTGGGTGTGAACGGTGGATGATGAAGGCAGCTGCAAATGGAGCTGCTGCCTTTAGTTCAGGTGTGAAGAGGCTTGATGATGTAAATATAGGGGCAACAAATGGTGTTCACCCCATGAAGGGAGATAGGAATGAGAATGGAAATCAATCTGACAAAGTTGACGACGAAGAAGGGGGAGCTGCAAGGAAAAACAGGCTTGGGCTTACTATGAAGGGCATGGACGAGGATGACGAGGAAGGTGGAAAGGACATAGACTTCGATTTGGATGATGAAATTGAGAAAG GTGACGATTGGGAGCACGAAGAGACCTTCACTGATGATGATGAGTCTGTGGATGTTGATATAGAGGAAAGACCTGACTTAGCTGATCCtgaggctgctcctcctgaaatTAAACAG GATGACAACGAGAATGAACTAGGCGGCAGTGACAACTTGAGCAAGTCTGGTCAGGAGCTAAAAAAGCTGCTTCGTCGAGCTGCTGGGGAAAATGAGTCTGACGTTGACGACAAAAGCACAGAT GAAGATGACCTACCATCGCCAGAACTTGCTTCAAAACAACTTGTACCCAAAAGTGAACCAGTGGATAGCAACCCTGCTAAACCAACACCATCAGCGCACACTCAGAGCGCCACACCTTCATCCAAATCCAATCAAAAGAGGAAATCAGGGGGTGGTGATGCAAATACTTCTAATGGTGCAACCTCCAAAAAGATAAAGATAGAACCT GAAACCAGAACATTGGTTGTCAAGGATGAAAAGTTGTATTCTTCGGAACCAATATCAAAATCATCTCTTGCAGAAAGAAGAGAATCCTCACCCATTACAGAGGAGGAAGTCAGGGCAGTACTTCGTGCAATTGAACCGACCACATGCCAAGATCTGGTGTTGAGGTTCAAGGCTCGTCTAATAACTCAAGAG GACAAGAAAACATTTTCAGACATTGTGAGGAAAATATCTCACAAGAATTGCCATGGCAAAGTCGTTCTTCAGAAGGAACAAAAGTGA
- the LOC136548595 gene encoding V-type proton ATPase subunit a3-like translates to MARGAGGGCCPSMDLMRSDAMQLVQVIIPAESAHLTVSYLGDLGLLQFKDLNAEKSPFQRTYAAQIKRCSEMARKLRFFKEQMSKADITTSPTQLNETHLDFDDLEIKLGELEAELTEVNANNEKLQRTYNELLEYHTVLQKAGEFFYSSQRTAAAQQREMEANQSGQTSLESPLLEQEMSTDPSKQVKLGSLSGLVPKEKAMAFERILFRATRGNIFLRQEPVDEPVTDPVSGEKVTKNAFVIFYSGERAKTKILKICDAFNANRYPFPEDVSKQLHAVQEVSGKISELKATIDMGLAHRDSILKNIASDFEQWNHLAKKEKAIYHTLNMLSVDVTKKCLVAEGWSPVFASVQIQDALQRATVDSKSQVGSIFQVLNTKESPPTYFQTNKFTSAFQEIVDAYGVAKYQEANPGVFTIVTFPFLFAVMFGDWGHGICLLLATLYLIIREKKLSSQKLGDIMEMMFGGRYVILMMALFSIYTGLIYNEFFSVPFGLFGKSAYECRDPSCSDATTDGLIKVRDAYPFGVDPVWHGSRSELPFLNSLKMKMSILLGVAQMNLGIVISYFNAKFFRNSLNVWYQFIPQLIFLNSLFGYLSLLIIIKWCTGSKADLYHVMIYMFLSPTDDLAENQLFSGQKTVQLVLLLLALVSVPWMLIPKPLLLKKQHQQRHQGHQYAMLQGTDESVGAELGEHHEDAHDHEEFEFSEVFVHQLIHTIEFVLGAVSNTASYLRLWALSLAHSELSSVFYEKVLLTAWGLNNVFALIIGGIVFVFATVGVLLVMETLSAFLHALRLHWVEFQNKFYEGDGYKFAPFSFALIHEEED, encoded by the exons ATGGCGCGTGGTGCCGGTGGCGGCTGCTGCCCGTCAATGGATCTGATGCGGTCAGATGCGATGCAGCTGGTGCAGGTCATCATACCCGCCGAGTCCGCGCACCTCACCGTCTCCTACCTCGGTGACCTCGGCCTCCTCCAGTTCAAAGAC CTTAATGCAGAGAAGAGCCCGTTTCAACGAACATATGCTGCCCAG ATCAAAAGGTGTAGCGAAATGGCTCGTAAATTGAGGTTTTTTAAGGAGCAGATGTCAAAAGCTGACATAACAACCTCTCCTACACAACTAAATGAAACTCATCTGGATTTTGATGACTTGGAG ATAAAGCTTGGAGAACTGGAAGCTGAGCTAACTGAAGTTAATGCAAACAATGAAAAGTTACAGAGGACCTACAATGAGCTATTAGAGTACCATACTGTTCTCCAAAAG gctGGTGAATTTTTCTATTCATCTCAAAGAACTGCTGCAGCACAACAAAGGGAAATGGAGGCAAACCAATCTGGTCAAACTTCACTGGAGAGCCCTCTGTTGGAACAG GAGATGTCAACTGATCCATCAAAACAAGTGAAGCTTGGCTCATTGAGTGGCCTTGTTCCAAAGGAAAAGGCAATGGCTTTTGAAAGGATCTTATTCCGTGCCACAAGGGGTAATATTTTCCTCAGGCAAGAGCCTGTTGATGAGCCCGTCACTGATCCAGTTTCTGGGGAGAAG GTAACGAAGAATGCATTTGTTATATTCTACTCTGGAGAGAGGGCAAAAACCAAAATTCTGAAGATATGTGATGCCTTCAATGCGAACCGTTACCCGTTTCCAGAAGATGTTAGCAAACAACTTCATGCTGTTCAGGAG GTATCTGGGAAGATCTCAGAGTTGAAGGCAACAATTGACATGGGTTTAGCTCATCGTGACAGTATACTAAAAAATATTGCTTCTGATTTTGAACAGTGGAACCATCTG GCGAAGAAGGAAAAAGCAATTTATCACACTTTGAACATGCTGAGCGTTGATGTTACGAAGAAATGCCTAGTTGCTGAGGGCTGGAGTCCAGTTTTTGCAAGCGTTCAG ATTCAAGATGCTCTTCAGCGTGCTACTGTTGATAGCAAATCCCAAGTTGGCTCAATATTTCAAGTTCTCAACACAAAAGAATCTCCTCCAACATATTTCCAGACAAATAAATTTACTTCAGCGTTCCAGGAAATTGTTGATGCGTATGG TGTGGCCAAATATCAAGAAGCAAATCCTGGAGTATTCACCATTGTGACTTTCCCTTTCTTATTTGCTGTCATGTTTGGTGATTGGGGCCATGGAATTTGTTTGTTACTTGCAACGCTTTATCTGATAATCCGGGAGAAGAAACTATCTTCACAG AAACTTGGAGACATAATGGAGATGATGTTTGGTGGGCGTTATGTAATTTTGATGATGGCACTTTTTTCAATTTACACAGGATTAATATACAATGAATTTTTCTCTGTTCCATTTGGGCTTTTCGGTAAATCTGCCTATGAATGCCGTGATCCTTCTTGTAG TGATGCTACTACTGATGGACTAATTAAGGTAAGAGATGCATACCCTTTTGGTGTGGACCCTGTCTGGCATGGTAGCCGCAGCGAGCTGCCGTTTCTCAATTCACTGAAGATGAAGATGTCGATTCTTCTTGGAGTTGCACAAATGAACCTTGGGATTGTGATTAGTTACTTCAATGCAAAATTTTTCAGGAATAGTCTTAATGTGTG GTACCAGTTCATTCCCCAGCTGATCTTCTTGAACAGCTTATTTGGTTACCTGTCCTTGCTCATTATTATTAAGTGGTGCACGGGGTCAAAAGCAGATCTATACCATGTTATGATCTACATGTTCCTTAGCCCAACAGATGACCTTGCTGAGAACCAGTTGTTTAGTGGCCAGAAGACCGTACAG CTTGTTCTACTTCTGCTTGCTTTGGTGTCTGTACCTTGGATGTTGATTCCAAAACCTCTTTTATTGAAGAAGCAACATCAGCAA AGGCACCAAGGTCACCAGTACGCTATGCTTCAGGGCACTGATGAATCAGTGGGAGCAGAGTTGGGGGAACATCATGAGGACGCACATGACCATGAGGAGTTTGAGTTCAGTGAAGTTTTTGTTCACCAACTGATTCACACGATCGAATTTGTTCTTGGTGCAGTCTCAAACACAGCTTCATACCTTCGTCTTTGGGCTCTGAG TCTTGCACACTCCGAGTTGTCCAGTGTATTCTACGAAAAAGTACTACTAACGGCATGGGG GCTTAACAATGTTTTCGCCCTTATTATTGGTGGCATCGTCTTCGTCTTTGCCACGGTTGGTGTCTTGCTTGTTATGGAGACCCTGAGTGCATTCCTTCACGCGCTGCGGCTTCACTGGGTGGAGTTCCAGAACAAGTTCTATGAAGGCGATGGTTACAAGTTCGCCCCATTCTCCTTCGCACTGATTCATGAGGAGGAAGATTGA
- the LOC136548605 gene encoding calcium-dependent lipid-binding protein-like, translated as MGFISGVIMGMIVGVALIAGWARAMARRAAKRSNKAADVNALGSLNREDVKKICGENVPQWISFPEYEQVKWLNKQLSKLWPFVEEAATMVIRDSVEPILDDYRPPGISSLKFSRLSLGTVPPKIEGIRIQSFKKGQITMDMDFRWGGDPNIILAVETLVASLPIQFKNLQVYTIIRVVFQLSDEIPCISAVVVALLAEPKPRIDYILKAVGGSLTAMPGLSDMIDDTVASLITDMLQWPHRIVVPLGGVDVDVSDLELKPHGKLTVTVVRAESLKNKELIGKSEPYVVLFIRPMFKEKTSVIDDNLNPRWNETFHLIAEDKETQSLILEVFDEDNMKQDKRLGIAKLPLSDLEMETVQEVNLQLLSSLDTTKVKDKKDRGVLSIKVVYHQFTNAEAREALELEKQTVEERRKVKSETGAVSGAADAASGMASTVTHVAGTGVAAAGTVAGTGVSAAGSGVGMVGTGIGAVGSGIGAFGSGLHKAGKFVGRTVTGPFSSARRSASSVPNVVDE; from the exons ATGGGGTTCATATCGGGAGTCATAATGGGGATGATCGTCGGCGTCGCCCTGATCGCGGGCTGGGCGCGCGCCATGGCTCGCCGCGCCGCCAAACGCAGCAACAAG GCTGCGGATGTCAATGCACTAGGATCTCTCAACCGTGAAGACGTGAAGAAAATATGTGGAGAAAATGTTCCCCAGTGGATATCATTTCCAGAATATGAACAG GTCAAATGGCTCAACAAACAATTGAGCAAGCTTTGGCCCTTTGTGGAAGAG GCAGCAACCATGGTCATTAGGGATTCTGTCGAACCGATACTGGATGATTATCGACCACCAGGGATATCCTCACTGAAGTTCAGCAGACTCTCCCTTGGGACTGTTCCACCGAAAATAGAAG GCATTCGGATTCAGAGTTTTAAGAAAGGGCAGATTACAATGGACATGGACTTCCGGTGGGGTGGGGATCCAAATATTATTCTTGCAGTCGAAACACTTGTTGCTTCGCTTCCCATTCAG TTTAAGAACCTTCAGGTGTACACCATCATCCGTGTTGTCTTCCAATTGTCGGACGAGATACCATGCATATCTGCTGTTGTCGTTGCTCTTCTGGCAGAG CCAAAACCGCGAATCGACTACATACTGAAAGCCGTGGGAGGAAGCCTGACCGCAATGCCTGGGCTTTCAGACATGATTGAC GATACAGTGGCGTCACTGATCACTGACATGCTCCAATGGCCACACAGAATCGTTGTTCCACTGGGTGGAGTTGACGTTGACGTCAG CGATCTGGAGCTGAAGCCGCACGGGAAGCTCACGGTCACTGTGGTCCGCGCAGAGTCCCTCAAGAACAAGGAACTCATCGGCAAATCCGAACCCTACGTGGTCTTGTTCATACGCCCGATGTTCAAGGAGAAGACCAGCGTCATTGACGACAACCTCAACCCTCGTTGGAACGAAACGTTCCATCTGATCGCGGAAGACAAGGAGACGCAGTCCCTAATTCTTGAG GTGTTCGATGAGGACAACATGAAGCAAGACAAGAGGCTTGGCATCGCCAAGCTGCCCCTGAGCGACCTGGAGATGGAGACCGTGCAGGAGGTGAACCTGCAGCTGTTGTCGTCGCTGGACACGACCAAGGTCAAGGACAAGAAGGACAGGGGCGTGCTCAGCATCAAG GTGGTGTACCACCAGTTCACCAATGCAGAGGCGCGCGAGGCCCTGGAGCTGGAGAAGCAGACTGTGGAGGAGCGGCGGAAGGTGAAGAGCGAGACGGGGGCCGTCAGCGGCGCCGCGGACGCGGCAAGCGGCATGGCGTCCACGGTCACCCACGTGGCCGGCACGGGCGTCGCGGCGGCCGGCACCGTTGCCGGCACGGGCGTCAGCGCGGCTGGCTCCGGCGTTGGGATGGTTGGCACGGGCATCGGCGCCGTGGGCTCCGGCATTGGCGCGTTCGGCAGTGGACTCCATAAGGCCGGCAAGTTCGTCGGCCGGACTGTCACGGGACCCTTCAGCAGCGCTAGGCGCAGCGCCAGCAGCGTCCCCAACGTCGTTGACGAGTGA